In Pseudoalteromonas sp. MM1, a single window of DNA contains:
- a CDS encoding CBS domain-containing protein — translation MSNFKELRTQNISNAVIASTFEEQQAAINLTSPALTVINNFTQKTPIRAQYDTTISDALKQVLAEHSDYVLVTDEAQKLIGIVSSADLQSAKITAIAQRLNTTRNEVSLRYIMTPISQLSGVSMQSLSYASIGDALQTMEHQGSMFLLATTTNNEICGLISARQIAKTLHIPVHITPIAHTFSDVLESVEHPH, via the coding sequence ATGTCTAACTTTAAAGAATTACGTACCCAAAACATTTCTAATGCTGTTATTGCAAGCACGTTTGAAGAGCAACAAGCCGCTATTAATTTAACGTCTCCGGCATTAACCGTAATCAATAACTTTACCCAAAAAACACCTATTCGCGCTCAATACGACACAACAATTAGCGATGCGCTTAAACAGGTATTAGCAGAGCATTCTGACTATGTATTAGTAACTGATGAGGCGCAAAAATTAATTGGTATTGTTTCAAGTGCCGACTTACAAAGCGCTAAAATTACGGCCATTGCACAACGGTTAAATACCACTCGCAATGAGGTGAGCCTACGCTACATTATGACACCTATTAGCCAACTTAGTGGCGTAAGTATGCAAAGCCTAAGCTATGCAAGTATTGGCGATGCACTACAAACAATGGAACATCAAGGCAGTATGTTTTTATTAGCAACGACCACTAATAACGAAATATGCGGGTTAATTTCGGCGCGTCAAATAGCTAAAACGCTACACATTCCAGTGCATATTACCCCTATTGCTCACACGTTTAGTGATGTTTTAGAAAGTGTAGAGCACCCTCACTAA
- a CDS encoding Tex family protein, with protein MSDISARLATELNAQQQQVVAATKLLDEGATVPFIARYRKEITGGLDDTQLRLLEQRLSYLRELEERRSFILSTIESQNKLTPALSADITSAQSKTELEDLYLPYKAKRRTKGQIAIEAGLEPLADALFNDANLDPEQHAQQFINADQGITDTKAALDGAKFILMERFAEDAKLLAKFRSHISQHGAIQSTLIDGQEQAGSKYRDYFDHQEPLKKVPSHRALAMLRARNEGILQLSINPEPSSENAAQLCAQMIADHYRLDVKYKAASAWLLSVVQWAWKIKLGLHLENEFLAAMREKAETGAIDVFAKNLKDLLMAAPAGPRTTLGLDPGLRTGCKIAVVDGTGKLLTTQTIFPHAPQNHWEKSLRTLEQLCRQHKVELIAIGNGTASRESDKLVGELIKANAELKLNKIMVSEAGASVYSASEFAANEFPNLDVSLRGAVSIARRLQDPLAELVKIEPKSIGVGQYQHDVSQSQLGQTLTAVVEDCVNSVGVDLNMASVPLLTRVSGLNKTLAQNIVNYRDTNGTFTKRSELKKVERLGPKAFEQAAGFLRINQGKDPLDNSSVHPEAYPVVKLICERNNLDVNSLIGNSEFLNKLVANDYTDEKFGLPTVTDIIKELDKPGRDPRPEFKTAEFKAGVEKITDLKPGMILEGVVSNVANFGAFVDVGVHQDGLVHISAITNKFISDPREVVKAGDIVKVKVVEVDAPRKRISFTMRLDDEIDTSNKPAAAPQKQRSNQGQQPRAAKPKRDNGNAMMGNAFADAFANAKTKK; from the coding sequence ATGAGCGATATCTCTGCACGTTTAGCCACTGAGCTAAATGCACAACAGCAACAAGTTGTTGCTGCTACAAAATTACTTGATGAAGGCGCAACGGTTCCTTTTATTGCGCGTTACCGTAAAGAAATTACCGGTGGATTAGACGACACGCAATTACGCCTTTTAGAGCAACGTTTGTCGTATTTGCGCGAGCTTGAAGAACGCCGCAGCTTTATTTTATCAACCATCGAATCGCAAAATAAACTAACGCCAGCGCTAAGTGCCGATATTACCAGCGCGCAAAGCAAAACTGAGCTTGAAGATTTATACCTTCCTTATAAAGCGAAGCGCCGTACCAAAGGTCAAATAGCTATTGAAGCAGGCCTTGAGCCACTTGCCGATGCGCTATTTAACGATGCAAACTTAGACCCTGAGCAACACGCTCAGCAGTTTATTAATGCCGACCAAGGTATTACAGATACCAAAGCAGCCCTTGATGGTGCTAAATTTATTTTAATGGAACGCTTTGCAGAAGATGCTAAGTTATTAGCAAAGTTTAGAAGCCACATTAGCCAACACGGTGCCATACAAAGCACACTTATTGACGGCCAAGAGCAAGCTGGTAGCAAATACCGCGACTATTTTGATCATCAAGAACCTCTTAAAAAGGTCCCTTCGCACCGTGCACTTGCTATGTTACGCGCGCGAAACGAGGGTATTTTACAGCTAAGTATTAACCCAGAGCCAAGCAGCGAAAATGCAGCCCAGCTATGCGCGCAAATGATTGCTGATCACTACCGCTTAGACGTGAAATATAAAGCAGCTAGCGCATGGTTGTTAAGTGTTGTGCAGTGGGCTTGGAAAATAAAGCTTGGCCTACACCTAGAAAATGAATTTTTAGCGGCCATGCGAGAAAAAGCCGAAACCGGCGCTATAGATGTATTTGCTAAAAACTTAAAAGACTTACTTATGGCCGCGCCTGCTGGGCCACGAACAACGCTTGGCCTCGATCCTGGGTTACGTACTGGCTGTAAAATTGCCGTAGTTGATGGCACAGGTAAATTGCTTACAACGCAAACTATTTTCCCCCACGCGCCACAAAATCACTGGGAAAAATCGTTGCGTACATTAGAGCAACTATGTCGCCAGCATAAAGTAGAACTTATTGCGATTGGTAACGGAACCGCATCACGCGAGTCTGACAAGCTAGTAGGCGAACTTATTAAGGCCAATGCTGAGCTTAAATTAAATAAAATTATGGTAAGCGAAGCCGGTGCATCTGTTTACTCTGCGTCAGAATTTGCCGCGAATGAATTCCCTAATTTAGATGTGTCTTTACGTGGCGCGGTATCTATTGCGCGTCGCCTGCAAGACCCACTGGCCGAGCTTGTTAAAATTGAGCCAAAATCAATTGGTGTAGGCCAATACCAGCACGATGTATCGCAAAGCCAATTGGGTCAAACACTGACCGCAGTGGTAGAAGACTGTGTAAACTCTGTGGGTGTTGATTTAAATATGGCGTCGGTGCCGCTCCTTACTCGCGTATCGGGGTTAAATAAAACCTTAGCGCAAAATATAGTAAATTACCGCGACACTAACGGCACGTTTACTAAGCGTAGCGAACTTAAAAAAGTTGAGCGTTTAGGACCAAAAGCGTTTGAGCAAGCTGCAGGCTTTTTGCGTATTAATCAGGGTAAAGATCCACTTGATAACTCATCAGTTCACCCTGAGGCTTACCCTGTTGTTAAACTTATTTGTGAGCGTAACAACCTTGATGTAAATAGCTTAATAGGCAATAGCGAGTTTTTAAATAAACTAGTTGCTAATGACTACACCGACGAGAAGTTTGGTTTACCTACCGTTACCGACATCATTAAAGAGCTAGATAAGCCTGGGCGCGATCCTCGTCCTGAGTTTAAAACGGCTGAATTTAAAGCCGGTGTAGAAAAAATCACAGACTTAAAACCTGGAATGATTTTGGAAGGTGTGGTTTCTAATGTAGCTAACTTTGGTGCGTTTGTTGATGTAGGTGTACACCAAGATGGCCTAGTGCATATTTCGGCAATTACTAATAAGTTTATCTCTGATCCGCGCGAAGTAGTAAAAGCCGGTGACATTGTAAAAGTAAAAGTGGTTGAGGTAGATGCCCCACGTAAACGCATTAGCTTTACTATGCGCTTAGATGATGAAATAGACACAAGCAATAAACCCGCTGCCGCGCCGCAAAAGCAACGCAGTAATCAGGGCCAGCAACCGCGTGCAGCAAAACCAAAACGCGATAATGGTAACGCCATGATGGGTAATGCCTTTGCCGATGCATTTGCTAATGCAAAGACAAAAAAATAA
- a CDS encoding putative metalloprotease CJM1_0395 family protein: MNIVTPFPSININTANVYTETARRDNQLRDVIPAPAPNSASNTETKAQSDADKAKLPSSTEAATYDATGKLSDEQTVEQRQQGSEDSNNEQQQNQQASEDTPEEEQEQQQLELEQQQIKELKARDTEVRVHEQAHASVGGQYAGSPSYEYQRGPDGTNYAVGGEVQIDVSVIPGDPQATIDKMQTVRAAALAPAEPSSADRAIAADATQKMAAAQAELSAPADEEAQAQEPQSALSINETSTAESQSDTNTEQARDPEVDARAGRIANFYQMASSPQNESVFSAFG; the protein is encoded by the coding sequence ATGAATATTGTCACGCCATTTCCGTCTATCAATATAAACACCGCCAATGTTTATACGGAAACCGCTCGGCGTGACAACCAGCTGCGCGACGTTATTCCTGCTCCAGCCCCTAATAGCGCCAGCAATACCGAAACCAAAGCGCAAAGCGATGCTGATAAAGCAAAACTACCAAGCAGTACAGAAGCCGCCACCTATGATGCAACCGGTAAGCTTAGTGATGAGCAAACTGTTGAGCAGCGTCAGCAAGGCAGCGAAGATTCAAATAACGAACAGCAACAAAATCAACAAGCAAGCGAAGACACCCCCGAGGAAGAACAAGAGCAGCAACAGCTAGAGTTAGAACAACAACAAATTAAAGAGCTTAAAGCGCGCGATACTGAAGTGCGTGTACACGAACAAGCGCATGCATCGGTGGGTGGGCAGTATGCAGGCTCACCAAGTTATGAATACCAACGTGGACCAGATGGCACTAATTACGCGGTGGGCGGTGAGGTACAAATTGATGTATCTGTAATCCCCGGCGATCCGCAAGCCACTATAGATAAAATGCAAACGGTACGTGCAGCCGCACTTGCCCCAGCAGAGCCATCAAGTGCCGACAGGGCAATCGCAGCTGATGCAACCCAAAAAATGGCGGCTGCCCAAGCGGAATTATCAGCCCCTGCTGACGAGGAAGCGCAAGCACAAGAGCCACAAAGTGCGTTATCAATAAACGAAACCAGCACCGCTGAGTCGCAAAGCGATACTAATACAGAGCAAGCACGTGACCCAGAAGTAGACGCCCGAGCTGGCCGTATTGCTAATTTTTATCAAATGGCTAGCTCACCCCAAAACGAGAGTGTTTTTTCTGCCTTTGGTTAA
- the bioH gene encoding pimeloyl-ACP methyl ester esterase BioH produces the protein MQSELVLLHGWGMNQGVWQLVQPELAFLHSGPVRSIDLPGFGNSSSCPSPYNLHDAAEIVSEQLSPDSIVMGWSLGGLFALYIAKHWPEKVSKVILVASTPFFAEQHNWPGIKASVLEQFKEQLINHREKTIERFLAIQAMGSESARDDIKQLKQLLNQYNAPKSEALSTGLNILQNDDLRDVFAHCPVPIKAIFGRLDALVPYKVINKMAALNTEFEYEVLDKASHAPFISHKKEFLSAVKSML, from the coding sequence ATGCAAAGCGAGTTAGTGTTATTACATGGTTGGGGAATGAATCAGGGCGTATGGCAGTTAGTGCAGCCAGAGCTGGCGTTTTTACACAGTGGGCCTGTGCGCAGTATAGACCTGCCAGGTTTTGGCAATAGCAGTAGCTGCCCAAGTCCTTATAATTTACACGACGCAGCTGAAATCGTAAGTGAGCAGCTTAGCCCTGACTCTATTGTTATGGGCTGGTCGCTAGGGGGCTTATTTGCATTGTATATTGCAAAGCATTGGCCTGAAAAAGTTTCAAAAGTCATTTTAGTCGCTTCAACCCCGTTTTTTGCTGAGCAGCATAATTGGCCTGGAATAAAAGCCAGTGTGCTTGAGCAATTTAAAGAGCAGTTAATTAATCATCGAGAAAAAACCATCGAGCGGTTTTTGGCTATTCAGGCTATGGGTAGCGAGTCGGCACGCGATGATATAAAGCAGCTAAAGCAATTGTTAAATCAGTATAACGCGCCTAAAAGTGAGGCGTTGAGTACCGGCTTAAATATTTTGCAAAATGACGATTTACGTGATGTGTTTGCGCATTGCCCAGTGCCCATAAAAGCGATATTTGGCCGTTTAGATGCGCTGGTGCCTTACAAAGTAATCAATAAAATGGCAGCACTAAATACTGAGTTTGAATACGAAGTATTAGACAAAGCCTCGCATGCGCCGTTTATTTCACATAAAAAAGAGTTTTTATCTGCCGTTAAATCAATGCTTTAA
- a CDS encoding ComF family protein gives MQHTFFNWLFPSYCVQCQGVVSAQEGLCEYCLADLSVFDLNKHSNLLHRPDIVDMFPHCEFDKLFACAFYQPPFEHWLKRLKFNNQIHYKKALQQVINMQLDVFFENFTTQPDIAIILPLHRGRFLTRGFNQVSQVWQSCLAKHVCISNALIRNKATQAQSKLSRAKRIKNVKNAFVCTQDMSGKTVIIVDDVMTTGATLNAATQVLKQAGAKQVWAFATCLTPL, from the coding sequence ATGCAACATACATTTTTTAATTGGTTATTTCCCTCTTATTGCGTGCAATGCCAAGGAGTGGTTAGTGCTCAAGAGGGATTGTGCGAATATTGCTTGGCAGATTTAAGCGTGTTTGATTTAAATAAGCACAGCAATTTATTGCACCGCCCTGATATAGTGGACATGTTTCCGCATTGCGAATTTGATAAGCTCTTTGCCTGCGCTTTTTATCAACCCCCTTTTGAACACTGGCTTAAACGGCTCAAATTTAATAATCAAATTCACTATAAAAAAGCACTGCAACAAGTAATTAATATGCAATTAGATGTGTTTTTTGAAAATTTTACGACTCAGCCCGACATAGCGATTATTTTACCTTTGCACCGAGGACGCTTTTTAACACGAGGGTTTAATCAGGTAAGCCAAGTATGGCAATCATGTTTGGCAAAACATGTTTGTATAAGTAATGCGTTAATACGAAATAAAGCCACACAAGCACAGTCAAAACTATCAAGAGCTAAACGGATTAAAAATGTAAAAAATGCCTTTGTATGCACACAAGATATGAGCGGTAAAACGGTGATTATTGTAGATGATGTAATGACCACAGGTGCAACGCTTAACGCTGCTACACAAGTATTAAAGCAAGCGGGCGCTAAACAAGTGTGGGCTTTTGCTACCTGTTTAACGCCACTTTAA
- a CDS encoding M14 metallopeptidase family protein, which produces MRWIVTIMVAMLSFSSMAKPLSYYFEQDVEFDKTIPTPQDVLGYEVGEWHVRHDQLVRYMEILAQKSDRINFEVIGRTHEQRPLVMLSISSAEKLANLEQIRQAHLARLANSEQAKNTQTEPAVVWMGYSVHGNESSGSNAALLVAYYLAAAQGPEIEKLLNNTIILLDPSLNPDGLARFANWANSNRGMNLSSDPKTREHVESWPSSRTNHYWFDLNRDWLLLQHPESRARIAKFHQWKPNILTDFHEMGPNSSYFFQPGIASRKHPITPDENVTLTKAIANYHAKTLDKNNALYFTEESFDDFYYGKGSTYPDVNGGIGILFEQASSRGHVQDTINGTLTFPFTIKNQLLTSLSTFKAAVDNREALLTYQAKFYNQAVDLAHDESFEGYVVEGAKDSTRIKLFLNLLKQHQINAYPLTKTLKANGKNFSTQSYFVPLAQPQFRLVKAIFSEQKSFADNTFYDVSGWTLAHAFNLEFAQVKSSWGLEVASTAWQKAVKPSFAALKQSYAFGFAWDDYLAPKMLNNLLKQGIKARVALSALTAKSSTTEIDFAPGSIIIPAGLQTNPDWVAILNDAQTQFGIAIKPITTGLTSKGADLGSRTMAVLNEPKVLLVGGKGVSQYEAGEVWYYLDRFVDISPTIVEMERLGSLDLNNYSHIVLANGNYSGLPDSDKVAIKSWVRKGGVIWGHKGGAKFLADQQLLKANYLSRQDVASAFNTQGLNYADKDHLSGRQRIAGAIFNTDVDTTHPLTFSLNRETLPVFKNSTWLLEKSDAPFVNILTYPQKPLLAGFTDGVNEQQIAGAAAMIAHSYGRGSVIAMTDNPVFRGYWYGTSRLLSNALFFGHTFRVRGD; this is translated from the coding sequence ATGCGCTGGATAGTAACTATAATGGTGGCAATGCTTAGCTTTTCAAGTATGGCAAAACCACTTTCGTATTATTTTGAACAAGATGTAGAGTTTGATAAAACAATACCCACCCCACAAGACGTACTTGGTTACGAAGTAGGTGAGTGGCATGTAAGGCACGACCAACTTGTGCGTTACATGGAAATTCTAGCGCAAAAAAGTGATCGCATAAATTTTGAAGTAATAGGGCGCACACACGAGCAACGCCCGCTTGTGATGCTAAGTATTAGTAGCGCTGAAAAGCTCGCTAATTTAGAGCAAATTCGCCAAGCGCACTTAGCCCGTTTAGCAAACAGTGAGCAAGCTAAAAACACACAAACTGAGCCTGCTGTAGTTTGGATGGGATACAGTGTGCACGGTAATGAGTCGTCAGGCAGTAATGCCGCTTTATTGGTTGCGTATTACCTTGCTGCAGCGCAAGGCCCAGAAATAGAAAAGCTGTTAAATAATACCATTATTTTGCTCGACCCTTCACTGAACCCCGATGGCTTGGCTCGCTTTGCCAATTGGGCTAATAGTAATCGGGGGATGAACTTATCAAGCGACCCTAAAACGCGTGAGCACGTAGAAAGCTGGCCAAGTAGCCGTACAAATCACTATTGGTTTGATTTAAACCGCGATTGGTTATTGTTACAACACCCAGAGTCGCGTGCACGCATTGCTAAATTTCATCAATGGAAGCCAAATATTCTTACCGACTTTCATGAAATGGGGCCAAACAGCAGCTATTTTTTTCAACCTGGTATTGCTAGTCGCAAGCACCCAATTACCCCAGATGAAAACGTAACGCTTACTAAAGCCATAGCCAATTACCATGCTAAAACCTTAGATAAAAATAATGCCCTTTATTTTACCGAAGAAAGCTTTGATGACTTTTATTACGGCAAGGGGTCAACCTACCCCGATGTAAACGGCGGTATAGGTATTTTATTTGAGCAAGCCAGCTCACGTGGGCATGTACAAGACACCATAAACGGTACGCTTACCTTTCCTTTTACTATTAAAAATCAGTTATTAACAAGCCTATCAACCTTTAAAGCCGCGGTAGATAACCGCGAGGCGCTATTAACCTATCAGGCAAAATTTTATAACCAAGCCGTTGATTTAGCACATGATGAAAGCTTTGAAGGTTACGTAGTGGAAGGCGCGAAAGACAGTACCCGAATCAAACTATTTTTAAACCTACTAAAGCAGCATCAAATAAATGCTTACCCACTTACCAAAACGCTAAAAGCCAATGGCAAAAACTTTAGTACCCAGAGTTATTTTGTGCCGTTAGCTCAGCCACAGTTTCGTTTAGTAAAAGCCATTTTTAGCGAGCAAAAAAGCTTTGCCGACAACACATTTTACGATGTGTCGGGCTGGACACTCGCCCATGCTTTTAATTTAGAGTTTGCACAGGTAAAAAGTAGTTGGGGCTTAGAAGTAGCCAGTACTGCGTGGCAAAAAGCCGTTAAACCATCATTTGCTGCGTTAAAGCAAAGCTATGCATTTGGCTTTGCTTGGGACGATTACTTAGCGCCTAAAATGCTAAATAACTTGCTAAAGCAAGGTATTAAAGCACGTGTAGCGTTAAGCGCCTTAACAGCTAAAAGCAGTACCACAGAAATAGACTTTGCACCTGGCAGTATTATTATCCCTGCAGGGCTGCAAACGAACCCTGATTGGGTGGCTATTTTAAACGATGCGCAAACCCAATTTGGTATTGCAATAAAGCCTATTACTACAGGCCTTACAAGTAAGGGTGCCGACTTAGGGTCGCGCACCATGGCGGTATTAAACGAGCCAAAAGTACTGCTTGTGGGCGGTAAAGGCGTAAGCCAATACGAAGCGGGTGAAGTATGGTATTACCTAGACCGTTTTGTCGATATTTCTCCGACCATAGTAGAAATGGAGCGTTTAGGTAGCCTAGACTTAAATAATTACAGTCACATTGTACTAGCGAATGGCAATTACTCGGGCTTACCTGATAGCGATAAAGTTGCCATTAAAAGCTGGGTAAGAAAAGGCGGCGTAATTTGGGGCCACAAAGGCGGTGCTAAATTTTTAGCTGATCAGCAATTACTTAAAGCTAATTATTTATCTAGACAAGATGTAGCCAGCGCTTTTAATACTCAAGGGCTAAATTACGCAGATAAAGACCATTTATCAGGGCGACAACGCATAGCCGGCGCTATTTTTAATACCGATGTGGACACCACGCATCCACTCACATTTTCGCTTAATCGCGAAACATTGCCGGTATTTAAAAATAGCACTTGGTTATTAGAAAAATCAGATGCACCGTTTGTAAACATACTCACTTACCCACAAAAACCACTACTAGCAGGGTTTACTGATGGCGTAAATGAGCAGCAAATTGCCGGTGCAGCAGCCATGATTGCCCACTCATACGGGCGTGGCAGTGTTATTGCTATGACTGATAACCCCGTATTTAGAGGATACTGGTACGGCACAAGCCGATTACTCAGTAATGCTTTATTTTTTGGTCACACATTTAGAGTAAGAGGTGATTAA
- the nfuA gene encoding Fe-S biogenesis protein NfuA translates to MISISETAQAHFAKLLADQAQQTNIRVFVVNPGTSQAECGVSYCPEDAVEDSDIRLNFNGFDAVVDTESAPFLEEAEIDFVTDKMGTQLTLKAPNAKARKLGDNASLNERVQHMLETEVNPQLANHGGQVSLVEVTAEGIAVLQFGGGCNGCSMIDVTLKEGIEKEMIAKFDEITGVADITEHQAGDHSYY, encoded by the coding sequence ATGATTTCTATTTCCGAAACAGCACAAGCGCATTTTGCTAAACTTTTAGCAGATCAAGCACAACAAACTAATATTCGTGTGTTTGTTGTAAACCCTGGTACATCACAAGCGGAATGTGGTGTTTCTTATTGCCCAGAAGACGCCGTAGAAGACAGCGATATTCGTCTTAACTTTAATGGTTTTGATGCCGTAGTAGATACAGAAAGCGCTCCTTTTTTAGAAGAAGCTGAAATTGATTTTGTTACCGACAAAATGGGCACTCAGCTAACGTTAAAAGCGCCTAATGCAAAGGCACGTAAACTAGGCGATAACGCATCGCTAAATGAGCGTGTTCAACACATGCTAGAAACCGAAGTAAACCCACAGCTAGCTAACCACGGTGGTCAAGTAAGCCTAGTTGAAGTAACCGCTGAAGGTATTGCAGTACTTCAATTTGGTGGTGGTTGTAATGGGTGTTCTATGATCGATGTAACGCTTAAAGAAGGCATCGAGAAAGAAATGATTGCAAAGTTTGATGAAATCACCGGTGTTGCCGATATTACCGAGCACCAAGCGGGCGATCACTCTTATTATTAA
- a CDS encoding MATE family efflux transporter yields the protein MILSNITVPLLGIVDTAVIGHLGSAHYLAGIALGSAVISILFWLAGFLRMSTTGLVAQAYGQNNLTQLAALLKRSLLLAVCVALALIALSPLIKQAIAFLSGANSEVLAQAYQYFSIRIFSAPAALCNLVLLGWMLGVHYGRGPFYLLLVTNITNIVLDIYFVVYLDWAVAGAAWASLIADYSALAFALLLVIKLAKKQGVALSVPNWLSISKMTELLSLNRDIFIRSLILQLCFSFMTFYGARIGETTLAANAVLLNFLMLVSFALDGIAYASEAKVGQAKGQQSVNNIRLWVKISVFWGMLFGVLYSVFFAVFGSAIIKLLTNVPEVIEAATNYLPWVIALPMLAMSCFLFDGVFVGLTRAKNMRNSMILSAAVGFFGVFWVFIEWQNNALWLAMSCFMLMRGVTLIIKYFQLKATNQLLD from the coding sequence ATGATATTATCAAATATTACTGTCCCACTGTTAGGAATTGTTGATACCGCTGTTATTGGCCACTTAGGTAGCGCACATTATTTAGCGGGCATCGCACTTGGCTCAGCTGTTATTTCTATTTTATTTTGGCTCGCCGGTTTTTTACGTATGAGCACCACTGGGTTGGTAGCCCAAGCATACGGGCAAAATAACTTAACACAGTTGGCAGCGCTTTTAAAACGCAGCTTACTGCTTGCCGTGTGTGTAGCGTTAGCGCTTATTGCTTTATCGCCTTTAATAAAACAAGCAATTGCTTTTTTGTCAGGCGCAAATAGCGAGGTTTTAGCGCAAGCATATCAGTATTTTAGTATTCGTATATTTAGTGCCCCTGCCGCACTGTGTAATTTAGTGCTGCTTGGGTGGATGCTTGGCGTACATTATGGGCGTGGGCCATTTTACTTGCTGCTAGTGACCAATATTACCAACATAGTGCTCGATATATACTTTGTGGTGTATTTAGACTGGGCAGTAGCGGGAGCAGCGTGGGCGTCGTTAATTGCAGATTACAGCGCGTTGGCTTTTGCGTTGCTACTAGTGATTAAGCTTGCTAAAAAGCAAGGCGTGGCGCTAAGCGTGCCAAACTGGCTCAGTATTAGCAAAATGACAGAGCTACTTAGTTTAAATAGAGATATATTTATCCGCTCATTAATTTTGCAATTGTGCTTTAGCTTTATGACCTTTTATGGCGCTCGCATAGGCGAAACAACGCTTGCAGCGAATGCTGTGTTACTTAACTTTTTAATGTTAGTAAGCTTTGCTCTTGATGGGATAGCCTATGCAAGCGAAGCCAAAGTTGGTCAAGCTAAAGGCCAGCAAAGCGTTAATAACATTAGATTGTGGGTAAAAATAAGTGTGTTTTGGGGGATGCTTTTTGGCGTGCTATACAGCGTATTTTTTGCAGTGTTTGGCAGCGCTATAATTAAGCTTTTAACCAATGTACCCGAGGTGATAGAAGCTGCGACAAATTACTTACCGTGGGTAATAGCATTGCCTATGTTAGCAATGAGCTGCTTTTTGTTTGATGGCGTATTTGTAGGGCTTACACGGGCAAAAAATATGCGTAATAGTATGATTCTTTCAGCTGCTGTTGGCTTTTTTGGGGTGTTTTGGGTGTTTATAGAGTGGCAAAATAATGCATTATGGCTGGCTATGAGTTGCTTTATGCTTATGCGCGGCGTTACGTTAATTATTAAGTATTTTCAGTTAAAAGCAACTAATCAGCTGCTAGATTAA
- a CDS encoding polysaccharide deacetylase family protein — translation MFKKLFHLVLITLIGFSVRAHAAVILQYHHVSETLPAVTSVSANTFTKHLSYLKEHNFNVIALNELISALQQDKTLPEKTVAITFDDGYNNNYEQAAPILEKFGYPYTIFVNPTLIDEGKGYVMGWEKLKELAGKGALIANHTTQHDYLHIKLKNESDTQWQARIKQDILHSQQRIKEEIGHDYKYLAYPYGEFNNKLQTLVKELGFIGIGQHSGAVNKDSNFTRLPRFPASGFYSKLDTLITKLNSRAFSIKNLDYQDSVTSQNPPTLSIEFEMGDFHKSQFACYVSSVGQAKLTWINDTTVKIDSPKALNEGRSRFNCTAPSIKHPGSYYWFSQPWVIQ, via the coding sequence ATGTTTAAGAAATTGTTTCATTTAGTTTTAATTACTCTTATTGGTTTTTCAGTACGTGCTCATGCGGCAGTTATTTTACAGTATCACCATGTAAGCGAAACCCTTCCAGCTGTAACCAGTGTAAGCGCAAATACCTTTACTAAGCATTTAAGTTACTTAAAAGAGCATAACTTTAATGTTATTGCGCTAAATGAGCTAATAAGTGCTTTACAACAAGATAAAACCTTACCTGAGAAAACAGTCGCTATCACCTTTGATGATGGCTATAACAACAACTACGAACAAGCAGCGCCTATTTTAGAAAAATTTGGTTACCCCTATACTATTTTTGTAAACCCTACGCTTATTGATGAAGGTAAAGGCTACGTAATGGGGTGGGAAAAGTTGAAAGAGCTCGCTGGCAAAGGTGCGTTAATTGCCAATCATACTACTCAGCATGACTACCTGCATATTAAGCTAAAAAATGAGAGCGATACACAGTGGCAAGCACGTATAAAACAAGATATTTTGCATTCTCAGCAACGTATTAAAGAAGAAATAGGCCATGACTATAAATACCTAGCTTACCCGTATGGTGAGTTTAATAACAAACTGCAAACGCTTGTAAAAGAGCTTGGCTTTATTGGTATAGGCCAACACTCAGGCGCGGTTAATAAAGATTCTAACTTTACCCGCTTACCGCGTTTTCCAGCCTCTGGCTTTTACAGTAAATTAGATACGTTAATTACAAAATTAAACTCTCGGGCGTTTAGTATTAAAAACCTAGATTACCAAGACAGTGTAACTTCACAAAACCCGCCAACGCTCAGCATTGAGTTTGAAATGGGTGATTTTCATAAAAGTCAGTTTGCATGTTATGTATCAAGTGTAGGGCAGGCTAAGTTAACCTGGATAAACGACACAACTGTAAAAATTGACTCCCCAAAGGCGCTAAATGAAGGTCGTTCACGCTTTAATTGTACCGCCCCTTCAATTAAGCACCCTGGTAGTTACTATTGGTTTTCGCAGCCGTGGGTGATCCAGTAG